Below is a window of Arthrobacter sp. SLBN-112 DNA.
TTTCTCGGGTGCCTCGCCGCCGCCCGCCCCGGACGCCGCGGCGTTGACGGACAGCGTGGAACTGGCCGACGACAGGACTGCGCTGGTCGTCTCCGGGCGGACCCTGACCGCCGGCGACCGCCTCCTCCTGTCCGCCCACGGAGCCCACCTCCTGCTCCTGCGCCAACGCCAGGCCCTGCAGCGCAGGCTGCAAAGCACCACCAAACTGGCGGAGGGCAACAGCGTCCGAACGTCCATCCTGCGGGCCGTCAGCCACGACCTGCGCACCCCGCTGGCGGGGATCAAGCTCGCCGTCACGGCCCTGCGGCGCCAAAGCCGCAGGCTGCCCGAGGAGGTGCAGGCCGAGATGCTCGCCACGATCGAGTCCTACACCGAGCGGCTGGACGCCCTGATCTCCAATCTCCTGGACATGTCCCGCATTTCCAGCGGTTCGGCGGCGCCGCTGACAGCGCCGGTCACCTGGCGCGATGCGATCGAGGACGCGCTGCGGGGCCTCCCGGCGGACCGGATCCGGATTGACCTTGCCCCCGCCACGCCCGCCGTGGACGCCGACCTGGGCATGCTGGAACGGGTCATCGCCAACATCGTGGAGAACGCGCTCAAATACGCGCCGGAGTCGGACGTGGTGATCGTGGGCGTTTCGGCCGGGACCAGGCGGACGGACGACGACGGCGCCCGGTTCGGCGAGTTGCGCATCGTCGATCACGGGCAGGGTGTGCCCGCTGCCGCGGCCGCCGCGATGTTCCAGCCGTTCCAGCGGCTTGACGACGCCCCGGAAGGGCTGGGCATCGGGCTTGGCCTGGCCGTCGCGAAGGGCTTCACGGAAGCCATGGGCGGCCAGTTGGTGGCCGAACCGACCCCCGGCGGCGGACTGACCATGATCATCAGGTTGCCGCTCTCCGCTGGTTCCGCATCCCCGGACCGCCGACGGCCGGCAGGGAGCAGCACGTCATGAGGACCATCCTGATCGTCGATGACGAACCCCAGCTCCTGCGCGCCCTCCAGGTGAACCTGGAAGCGGAAGGCTACCGGGTGCTCACAGCGCTGGACGGTACATCCGCCCTGCACCACGCGGAGGGCGGCCATCCGGATGTGATGGTGCTGGACCTTGGCCTGCCGGACATCAACGGCGTGGACGTGATCACCCGGATCCGCCGCACCAGCAGCATGCCCATCATCGTGCTCTCCGCCCGGCACGGGTCCGTGGACAAGGTCCGGGCCCTGGACGCCGGCGCGGACGACTATGTGACCAAGCCGTTCGGGCTGGACGAGCTCCTGGCCCGGCTGCGCGCAGCCGGGCGCCGGAGCGGCACCCCGGAAGCGGTGGACAACGGTCCGGCCATCGACGTGGGGGATTTCGAGGTTGACCTGGCCAACCGGAAGGTGACCCGTGCCGGAGACCCGGTCCGGCTCACGCCCCGGGAATGGGCCATCCTGGAACTGCTCGCGCGGAACCCCGGACGGCTGATCACGCAGCAGCAGATGCTCCGGAAGGTCTGGGGCCCCGGCTACGAGAACGAAACCCACTACCTGCGCGTCTACATGGGCCAACTGCGCCGCAAACTGGAGACGGACCCGGCCCGGCCGCGGCACCTGCTCACCGAGGCCGGCATGGGCTACCGCTTCGAACCTTGACATGCCCCGCAAAGGCGCCCGCCGGCGTCGTACATCACGCGTAAAGGAATCATTAAGAAAACCCCTTTTCCCACGTCAGCCATTTTTGCCGGTGCTAGCTTCGCAGTGATCGCGCTGCACAGGGCAGCGCGGAAAGGCAGACATGACCACGTTGAGCAGGCCCCCGGCGGATCCTTCCGCGCTCCACCCACGCGGCAGGAAGGCGCTCAAGGACTGGCTGCTGTTCGGGCTGCAGGACAGCAAGGGTACCCATCAAGGCCCCGGCGGTGTGCCGACGCAGCACGAAAAGAAGCACTCGTGGTGGCAGGTCATGTGCCTGACGGGCGTGGACTACTTCTCCACCCTGGGGTACCAGCCGGCCATCGCCGCGCTCGCCGCCGGGGTCATCTCCCCGCTGGCCACGCTGGTGCTGGTGGCAGTGACCCTGCTCGGTGCCCTGCCCGTGTACCGCAGGGTTGCCGGTGAAAGCCCCCGCGGTGAAGGCTCCATCGCCATGCTGGAGCGGCTGCTGCCCCGCTGGGGCGGCAAGCTCCTGGTGCTGGTCCTGCTCGGGTTCGCCGCCACGGACTTCATGATCACCATGACCCTCTCGGCAGCCGACGCCACCGCGCACCTGATCGGCAACCCGGTTGCCCCCGGGTGGCTCCAAAACCAGAACGTCCCCGTCACGCTGATCCTGCTTGCGCTGCTGGCGGCCGTGTTCCTGCGGGGATTCAAGGAAGCGATCGGCGTCGCCGTCGTCCTGGTGGTCCTGTACCTAGGCCTGAACGCCGTGGTGGTGGTTGCCACCCTCATGCAGGTGGTCTCCCACCCCGTGGCCATGGGGGACTGGTGGACCAACCTGTGGGTATCCCACGGCAACCCCCTGATGGCGGTGGCCATCGCGCTGCTGGTGTTCCCCAAACTCGCACTGGGCCTGTCCGGTTTCGAAACCGGCGTTGCCGTCATGCCGCAGGTCAAGGGCGCAGCGGACGATACCGAGGAAAACCCGGCGGGCCGTATCCGCGGTGCCCGGCGAATGCTCACCACCGCCGCGGTGATCATGAGCGTGTTCCTGTTGACCACCAGCTTCATTACCGTCGTCCTGATTCCGGAGCAGGAATTCCAGCCCGGCGGCCAGGCGAACGGCCGCGCGCTGGCCTTCCTGGCGCACGAATACCTGGGCGTGGGGTTCGGCAGCGTCTACGACATCAGCACCATCGGCATCCTCTGGTTCGCCGGCGCCTCGGCCATGGCCGGCCTGCTGAACCTGGTTCCCCGGTACCTGCCGCGCTACGGCATGGCCCCGGCCTGGGCCAAGGCCGTCCGCCCCCTGGTGCTCGTCTTCACCCTGATCGGCTTCGTCATCACCTTCATCTTCAACGCCGACGTCGACGCCCAGGGCGGTGCCTATGCCACCGGCGTCCTGGTGCTGATGACCTCCGCTGCGGTGGCCGTGACATTGTCGGTGCGCCGGCGCGGGCAACGGAACCTTACCTTCGGCTTCGGCGCCATCTCCGTAGTGTTCGCGTACACCACGGTGGCCAACATCTTCGAACGGCCCGAAGGCATCCGGATCGCCGCGATCTTCATCCTGGGCATTATCGTGATCTCCCTGCTGTCCAGGGTCCGGCGTTCCTTCGAACTCCACGCCACCCGGGTGCACCTGGACCAGCAGGCCCTGGAGTTCATGTCCAGCACCCTGGACGGCCCCATCGCGATCATTGCCCACGAGCCGCTGCGGCTGTCAGCGGAGGCCTACCGGGACAAGCTGGAGTCGGCCATCGAGGTCAGCCACCTCCCGCTGGCAGGCGATGCCCTGTTCCTGGAAGTCATTGTGGATGACTCGTCCGACTTCGAAACCGAGCTCCACGTCCGCGGCGTAAACCGCCACGGCTACCACGTCCTCGAAGTCCACGGGCCGGTGGTGCCCAACACCATCGCCTCCGTGCTCCTGCACATCAGGGACGTCACCGGGCTGATGCCGCACATCTACTTCCGCTGGACCGAGGGCAACCCCATCACCAACCTGGTGCGGTTCCTGTTCCTGGGCGAGGGCGAGATCG
It encodes the following:
- a CDS encoding response regulator, with the protein product MRTILIVDDEPQLLRALQVNLEAEGYRVLTALDGTSALHHAEGGHPDVMVLDLGLPDINGVDVITRIRRTSSMPIIVLSARHGSVDKVRALDAGADDYVTKPFGLDELLARLRAAGRRSGTPEAVDNGPAIDVGDFEVDLANRKVTRAGDPVRLTPREWAILELLARNPGRLITQQQMLRKVWGPGYENETHYLRVYMGQLRRKLETDPARPRHLLTEAGMGYRFEP
- a CDS encoding amino acid transporter — protein: MTTLSRPPADPSALHPRGRKALKDWLLFGLQDSKGTHQGPGGVPTQHEKKHSWWQVMCLTGVDYFSTLGYQPAIAALAAGVISPLATLVLVAVTLLGALPVYRRVAGESPRGEGSIAMLERLLPRWGGKLLVLVLLGFAATDFMITMTLSAADATAHLIGNPVAPGWLQNQNVPVTLILLALLAAVFLRGFKEAIGVAVVLVVLYLGLNAVVVVATLMQVVSHPVAMGDWWTNLWVSHGNPLMAVAIALLVFPKLALGLSGFETGVAVMPQVKGAADDTEENPAGRIRGARRMLTTAAVIMSVFLLTTSFITVVLIPEQEFQPGGQANGRALAFLAHEYLGVGFGSVYDISTIGILWFAGASAMAGLLNLVPRYLPRYGMAPAWAKAVRPLVLVFTLIGFVITFIFNADVDAQGGAYATGVLVLMTSAAVAVTLSVRRRGQRNLTFGFGAISVVFAYTTVANIFERPEGIRIAAIFILGIIVISLLSRVRRSFELHATRVHLDQQALEFMSSTLDGPIAIIAHEPLRLSAEAYRDKLESAIEVSHLPLAGDALFLEVIVDDSSDFETELHVRGVNRHGYHVLEVHGPVVPNTIASVLLHIRDVTGLMPHIYFRWTEGNPITNLVRFLFLGEGEIAPVTREVLREAVPDVTQRPWVHVG